The following coding sequences are from one Plasmodium coatneyi strain Hackeri chromosome 11, complete sequence window:
- a CDS encoding Pvstp1 — protein sequence MNNTLCKKLEYNISIIIRNRGADITEIEGRFGEYSEINGEPSVEAGDLAESGAGGAVPGVPVASPGVNSSDPQDAHITISQNQSGQTPSTLDNGSSQDTDPPSELPNSDSSGANSISASPLPILSTAPGVTATLYSPPAPNQNGTEVVKGIQHKNSSPSGGIIIQGGWNIWNVRDGVLTPYLPFIPVLIGSVTIGYLLTKYFGLFGRQKRRYKRMTQIPRPPLEEHRDGTDVTISYEPYEYILMREGKGHHLTHTTEIQQKEHVNRKTIIDIHLESVSECQNQNHESELMNKVDFLQIIVEELMRFKFMKEQSSGNNISDDSLRINVLSNTDSVGTGTEQLGMKQNFSLENFSFLENECSIRYWVNWIQQNMNVLVEIKTQPWFYDLRVSWNEYQRDSQQSLLNDDVSSMESHKKELWKEWVRKQRSLMEWNSQKDWFKHLFDSIEEVDPEMLDQQQLCKDSYKPNNRLTVKLWMLILALVFEECEREENVCDKEFYLNHLLQNVCGNMTVFL from the exons atgaacaatacaTTATGCAAAAAGTTGGAGTATAATATCTCAATTATTATAAGAAATAGA GGTGCAGATATAACggaaattgaaggaaggtttgGGGAATATTCAGAAATCAATGGGGAACCTTCAGTGGAAGCGGGGGATTTGGCTGAATCGGGTGCTGGTGGTGCTGTACCTGGTGTACCAGTTGCTAGCCCAGGTGTTAATTCAAGCGATCCCCAAGATGCTCATATAACAATTAGTCAGAATCAAAGTGGTCAAACTCCGTCCACCCTTGATAATGGTTCTTCGCAAGATACAGATCCTCCCTCGGAGTTACCGAATTCAGATTCAAGTGGTGCAAATAGTATCTCCGCCAGTCCACTACCCATTTTATCTACTGCGCCGGGAGTAACAGCAACATTATATTCACCACCAGCACCTAATCAAAATGGGACAGAAGTTGTTAAAGGAATACAGCACAAAAATTCATCACCATCAGGTGGAATTATAATCCAGGGAGGATGGAATATATGGAATGTGAGGGATGGCGttcttaccccataccttcctttcatcccTGTGCTGATTGGCAGCGTTACCATTGGTTACCTCCTTACCaag TATTTCGGATTGTTCGGGCGACAGAAACGGCGTTACAAACGTATGACACAAATACCCCGTCCTCCTTTAGAGGAACACAGGGACGGAACGGATGTAACGATATCCTACGAACCTTATGAATATATCCTAATGAGAGAAGGGAAAGGCCACCACCTTACACATACTACAGAAATACAGCAAAAAGAACATGTCAATCGCAAGACTATTATTGATATACACCTAGAATCAGTAAGCGAATGCCAAAACCAAAACCATGAGTCCGAATTAATGAACAAAGTCGATTTTCTTCAAATCATCGTGGAAGAATTGATGAGATTTAAGTTTATGAAAGAACAGAGTTCAGGTAATAATATATCAGATGATTCTTTACGAATCAATGTTTTATCCAACACTGATTCTGTAGGAACGGGAACAGAACAATTAGGAATgaaacaaaatttttccttagagaatttttcttttttagagAACGAATGCAGCATCCGATATTGGGTTAATTGGATCCAGCAAAATATGAATGTGTtagtggaaataaaaacacaaCCTTGGTTTTATGACCTAAGGGTAAGTTGGAATGAATACCAAAGGGATTCTCAACAAAGTCTATTGAATGACGACGTTTCATCCATGGAAAGtcataaaaaggaattgtGGAAAGAGTGGGTAAGGAAACAACGTTCCCTTATGGAATGGAACAGTCAAAAAGATTGGTTCAAACATTTATTCGACAGCATAGAAGAGGTGGATCCCGAAATGTTAGATCAGCAACAATTGTGTAAAGATTCGTATAAGCCGAACAATCGTTTAACAGTTAAGTTGTGGATGTTAATCTTGGCATTAGTATTTGAGGAgtgtgaaagggaagaaaatgtgtgtgaTAAGGAGTTTTATTTAaatcatttattacaaaatgtcTGTGGAAATATGACGGTGTTTTTAtaa